The Nicotiana sylvestris chromosome 6, ASM39365v2, whole genome shotgun sequence genomic sequence GGACTGTGCCGCGTCCTTGGAGCAAGCGATTGAAACATATCGAGGCTCAAATGCTATCATTGCTAAGGTACAACcctctcttttttcatttatgttttatactaacttattgcaggtgttcgatTGAGAGTAATCGAAGCACCCTCCAGCTCGAAGACCTcgggttttaaagcatgcattgcGCCTTTCCCCCCTAGATCGGGTTTTATCGCAAACGGGTTttaccggcgaggtttttaacgaagCAACATCCATATTCTACCTAAGCAGAACTCATCAattattcaaggcttctcttctaTCAACCTCAAATACTAAGGGGCATCACCCTGGGAGGTCAACTCTTCAAAGAAATAGAACTATGCCTAGGAGGACCTCGATAGGAGAATGTTgtattgggccaaacggtcaaatgaaccgtgtccatatagaataatcGAGCCTCCAAAAGGCAAAAACATGTATGCATATATCAAGTAATTGAGGAAGCCTCTCTGCTTGTCAAAATGTTATGTGCCTCAAAGAAGTTTACTACTGTCATGCAAAAAGGCTCAAGGGCCAAAAAtcctcgaacactcggggactgtcatcggcAGTCAGCTCATTGAAGCCATCAAAAACtcaaatttgtaagacctcaataaggCAACTTCGAACTTATAAAACCTCCATGAGGCAATACCGAACTTATAAGATCTCAACGAGGCGTACttaaatttataagaccttaaaagGTCATAACCCCGATATTTAGgccaaggctatatattcgaacttgtaagatccctaaaaaggcataccttCGATATAGACTCCAAGGTCATCGCACCCGAGGACTAAAGGCTGCGGCCAAACATAAAGACTACGGTCgaactaaaaggctacggccaaattaACACGGCTCGGAGACGTCTGACTGCCACCATAAAACTAAAGGCCtacaaatacttcgaaaagaaccagttaatcaggctaccctcggcataagcgaAGGAGCTTCGATAATATCAGCTCCAAATAATAAAAAGGTTTCGAAAACTTAGCCTTCGAGCGAACCTCCCGAGGTACTCATCTATCATCACATAtcgactcataatcgaggttctcGTTTGAGCCATCGAAGAGTTGGACGAACAAAAAACATGCCAAGgcataatcaaaacttcaaagTCTTTAGCCAAAATGAGGGAAAACTATAGCCATGGTAGAGGTCACATCGACCCAATCTGAataaagcctaagggccaatgcgtaagagcttaagggccagcctaaagagcttaagggccaatacgtaagagcctaagggccaatgcgtaagagcctaagggccagcctaaagagcctaagggccaatatgtTGAAAACCTAAGGGTCAATGAGCCCGAGTCAAAACTTGATTCAAGGACCGAGCCCTAAATGGTCAACTACTATCAATTAATCATCAAGCACAACCTAAGGGTTCTTATCTTAAAGTTTAACATATCGGACTAATTGGAAGCATCAAAACTTAAAACATAAACAAAGGAACAAGCAAGTGGAAATTTATATAAAGGGAAAACCAAAGGGTTCcttttttattataaataatGGTACAAAGATACATTTACAACACTCCCACAGAGAGCCCTATAGAAAGAACAAGGAAAAAAATCTAGTCTACCCTCGGGAACTTAGCGTTTCCCCCCTCGGGGACTTTGTCTCCATCGGCTCCCTCGGGACCAGCTCCCTTACCGGCTACCTCCTCGTTGTCTTCAGCATCAGAAACGAGGGACTTGGCATCGAAATCATCCGCCTTGGCCTACTCTATCTCCTCCGAGAGATCGAATCCCTTAccatgaatctcctcgagagtTTTCCTCCGGGATCTGCATCGGACATATTCATTGCTTCTCCTCTCTCGATCGGAAGCCCCCCTCAACTTCGTATGAGCTTCAACAACATCTTTCAGATAGATGGTCACCTTCTTATCAGCCTTTGCTCGGACCTCTTCGAATTCGGCTCAAGCATCCACAACTTCGGTCTTCATCTTCAAAAGATCCATTTTAGGCTTGGCAATCCTGCTCGTCTAGACTAAGTTGCCTTCTCGAGCATTAAGAAGTTGTATCTCGAGGGTGGAGGCCTTAGCCAAAGCGTTCCTTTTGGCCGCAACATGAGTATTTATTTGTGCCTTCAATTCGTTGCATTCAGAATTAACCTGGTTAGCTTCACCCCGAAGGCATTCCAGTATCTCTGTCTTTCTCTGCAACTGAGATACCGAAACTTTAGTTTCCAAAGATGGGAGAAGAAACTTGTATTCCCTCAAAATAGAGGTTACCTGTTTCTCGAGGTTGCCTTCGTAATCATGACTTCGGTTCAACTCCGATCGAAGAtgtatcagctctcttgttttcttatcacaaagaagcctgagagACTTCTCCCCATTCAAGGCTTTACGCAACTTATCCTCACATCGAAGCAGCTCAGACTTGAGCTTATCGAAGGCCTATGAGAAAGAAGGTTCAGTTAAAAAGAAGAAAGTATGAGGTTAGAAATGTTATAATGACTTCAAAACTCACCATAGAGAAGAGTCACTaagcttcctcgaaggccgattTCGCATCTACCGGCTCGGTCTCATCGGCCCCGATGAAGCAACCCGAGGTGCTCTGATTGGGCGGAGATACGTTAAAGCCCATTTCTCTCGGAGTACTTCTCGACGTCCGAGAACCAGCTGCCAAATCAGGTAATGAAGGACCTTCGCCCCTCCTCTATGTGGAATCTCTCCCTTCAGACTAGGGGCCTCGAGCCCAGTAGGCTCAACAGTCTCGGGAGGCCTCCTGGGTCGAGTCATCAATGTAGAATCATCCTCTCCAGGTGCATTGATGTCCACAGAACAACCGATAAATATGAGATCTTTGTCAGCGGCAACGTCCTCCTCGCACCCCCTGGCGGGTCCTGCTTTGCTATGGGAATCCTCATCCTTCGaggatctttttcttttattatcctTCCTTGTCTCAGAAATCGAAGGTCGTTCCTCCTCCTCGAAAGGGGATGGTCTCACCTCAGAAAACTCACCGATGCCTGCAACAAAGAAATTAGTAAAGGAAAGTACTCCTCGAGAGAAGGACTACCTAAAACATACCATGGTGCTTAGCCTCCCATTTGCCTTTTGACAAATCTCGCCATTTACGCTCGTCATAAGTCGAAGAGGCATCCAGTTTGCGGGCCCAGTCCACTAGATCGGGGACCTCATTTGGCATCCACGGAATCACtgtgaaaaaggaaagaaaacatcCTTACAGAGTCTAGCTCCACCGAGAACAAAAGTAATAGAATACAATATATCACttacacttgaaattccatttcttGGGAAAAGGTAGGAACTCCGCAGGAATAATATCGACAGTCCTCACTCGAACAAACCaactcatccaccctcgatccctGTCCTCGTTATCACTGGCAATAAAGGGCTTGGTGGATCAGTGTTGTAGTGTAATTAGACCTCGATGATGCAAAGGCCGATACAATCTGATAAGGTGGCTAAGAGTGAACTCGAGCTCGGCCTTTTCAGCGAAAAAACTCATCATCAACACGATCCACCAGAAAGACAAATGGATCTGAGCCAAAGTAACTCGATATCTTCGACAGAATTCGAGCACAAGTCGGTTGAGAGGACCCAACGTAAAAGGGTACGTGTACACGTTCAGAAACCCCTCTATGTGGGCCATAATATCCTCTTCTCGGGAGGGTATCTGCAGCCTCACCTTTTCTCCCCATACACAGTCTCTCCTCACAGCCTCAAGGTGTCTCTCTTCTATTGATTGaatgaacctcgatgcatgctctcGATGGCCCGGAACATCGAGAGTTtctctattataaaatatctcaTCGAGACGAAACAGTTCGAAGTTAGCTCGCCAAATGTCGCCCTATAAAACTGGCCCGGCGGGAAGCAGAGGTGGGACTTCCCTCTTTCTGGTGAGCAGATTTGGGCACGGTAGCCATGATTCCTTCAAAACAAGAAAGGGAAGATGAAAACTCAGGCGAAAGCTTTAATATGATTCGGCACCAGAACTAGCGCAAAACAAGGAACTCTATAGAGAAAGGAAGTTGCACAAAGCGGCAATGCCCTCAATGAAAGAAAGCAAGTATATATAAGAACAACGGCGACTATTCATTAACTTTGATAGCCAATTAGCTTTGACAAAGCAAttatgactttttgggaaaatgtaCCGACAGGGCCATTTCGGTCGCTTTACGGTCAGGTCACATGAATCATGTCACCACACAGTGTTCGAGGGATTGAGGTGTCAAATCGATTCCTTACCAACCCAACCTAGGGAAGGTATGCAATTGAAAACAGAGCAATCCGATCTCAAGGGTCTTTGTTACTCCAAGACCGAGCTCGAAGGAGTTAAATTTAAGTTCGAGGCTTGACCTTGGCATGAACACTAAAAGGCAAAACTTTGAAGACATTAAACAAGAAAGTCCTTTGCATTCCAAGAAATATATTTACAAAGGTGCATTTACAAAACTCCCACGCGGAGTCCAcatacaaaagaagaagaagtgaaAAGAGCAAAGGTGGCCTAGTCTTCGTCTTCGCTACTCCCCGAGCTACTCGTAGAGACCTCGTCCGAAGTAGTCGGAGCTACTGATTCCTCTTCCAAGGCCTTCGCTTCTTCGATCTCGGTAGAGAGGTCGAAACCATTGGCATGCACTTCCTCAAAGGCCTACCTCTGAGCTTTTAATCGAGTATGTGCAAGGGCGCGAGCCAGTTTGAGCTTGACCCCTTCAGATATCTACCTGGCTTGAGTATTCGTTGCAGCAACATCTTCCCCGATACGAGAATATGAGTGCATCGACTTCAGACTTGGCCGCGGATAACGCGACAGTCGACTCAGCATGAAACACCTTGAGTTTGTGAGCCTCCTCTTTAGCACCTTGAATAAGACTCTGGGTCGAGGCCAGCTCCCCTCGGAGAGTATCCCTTTCCGAGGCCATGCTATCCTTGTACCGCTTCAGCTCAAGGATCTCGATGTCTTTGGCCACAATCTCTTCCCGAAGTTGCTCCGTTAGGGTATCCTTTCGCTTAATCTGCAAATGCTGAGTCAAGGTAATGAACACAAAGTTATGAAAACAAAAAAGCAAGCTCATGAACACCGAACTACCTGCTCGATGAATTTGGCCCGCTCTTGGAGCATTTTCTCCGAGCTTGCTCGAAGGCTATTCAATTCCTCCTCCCTTCGAGCGTATAGAGTTTTTAGCTCTTTCGACTCCGAATCACACTTCTCGAACTCCTCCTCACAGTGAGTCAGTTCAGCTCTTAACTTGGAGAAGGCCTGGTCGTACAACATTATGACCTATAGCACAAAGGGAAGAAGTTAGAAAAACAAAGACCAAAACTCAAGGCACAAAGGTTATGTCAAAATTCACCTATTTTTGAAGTTTCACAGCCTTCTCGAGGACGACTGGGGCATTAAGATCAGCATCCTCTTCAACACCGGCAAAAAAATCTCCAAATGCATTATCCTCTCTCTGGGATGCCCCCACATCGGGAGTCTCCCTGTTCTGGGCGTCCCTTATTTGCCCTGGGTAAAACGATGAGCCTGGTTGAAGATCGCTTATGACATCAACCTCTATCGGGGCTTCCTCTCGCCCTCAAAGGGCCTTAGAGCTGGATCCTCCGAATGCGCCAACCAAGTGCTAATCAGCACAAGTTGTATCCCGTTCAGTGGTCGGCTCGGGGACTGCATTCAAACCCTCCTCCAGGGTCTCCTCAATACGAGGTGGGACCACATCGTCCATCTCTAACTCGGCAGTCTTCTGTCCGGCAACCTTCGAAGCATCAGCGCCTCGTCTTGCCCTATGTACCAGTGGGCAATCGTCATCGTCTTCGGCACGAAGACTCTCAGCAGCTTCCGGAGTTAGGATCGTTGCATTGGCCCTAGGCTTTCGAGCCTTAGCTCTCTTTGGTTTTGGGGACTCCGTCAGTGTCTCCTTCTTTCTCTTTCTATCTTTGGTGGGTCTTTGGGTCTCCTCTTCGCCAGAAGAAGGCGGTGTCATTGAAATGGCTTCCCCGAGGCCTGCACAAGAGTAAAATGCCAAACATACCACCAAAAAATCTATTTATAAGGAATTTAGAAGTGATAGTGGCGAGGGCATACcgtgatttttggcctcccatcgagTTTTGGCCAAATCATGCCAAACACgcttgtcatatgaggaggcgGAGTCTAAGAGCTTAACCCAGCCCGAGAGGTCCTTGACCGCGCCGGGGGAACCACACGGTGGCTACGCAACTGAAGGAGAATCAATTCAAAAAAGAAAGGAATTagttcaaaagaagaaaagaggacATCCAGATGATAAAACATGCTCGATGTTACGACACTTACGTCTCATATTCCATTCCTCAAGGAATGGCATCTTCTTGGCAGGGATGAGGTCCGAAGTCCTGACATGAATGAAGCGGCTCATCCACCCCCGGTCTTTATCTTCATCGATGCTGGCAAAAACTGCTTTGGTAGATCGATGTCGCAGTTTGACTAGGCCCCCTCGATAGATACGAGGGCTATACAATCTAATCAGATGATCAAGGGTGAAAGGCATCCCCTCGACCATGTTCGAGAAATATCTAATCAAATAGACAATTCTCCAAAAGGAGGGATAAATTTGACCAAACGTCACTCGATATTGTCGACAAAAATCGAGGATCACCGGGTCTATCGGTGGAGAATAAGAATCTACGGGACCTAAGGTAAAGGGATACGTATATACGCTGAGGAAACCAGCTCTGTGTAGTTATATCCTCTTCTGATAAAGGGATCTCTACTTATACCTCATCTCCCCAACGACAATCTATTTTCGCCTTCTTTATGTCGGTTATTAAACTAATGTACTGAGACATGGTCTCGTATCGGCTTGGTATCGAAGAAGGTTTATCAATTTTGAAATCAGAGGATGTCTCAAAGAGCCCAGGAATACACTCTTCAATACGAGGAGGCACTATCTTTTTGCTCTTAGATGAGCATAACGAAGAAGGGGCTCCCTCTTTTTGAGGTACTGTCTAAGAAGTTTTGGCCATGGTTATAACAAAGTTTCAAAGTAAGCTGACGAAGAAGTAAACACAGAAGGAGGATGAAGACAGGAAACTGTTAACAaagatttgaaaatttgaagatgtTGTAAAGGCTTAAAAGGTAGGGAATTGGAGTATTTATAAGAGTCATCTAAGTGTATTGGAGGAGTTGATAGGGCCACCAATAGCGGTTCGTGGGCTTTTCGAGAACCGTGTTAATAAGCCCCATGTACAACTTTTCTGTCGCATCATTTAATGATCTCACGTGGCTGACATCATAATGGGGGTATCGAAGAGGCAAGAACTCAAGATCGTTTCTTATCctttcattctaagaaacgcggggactatctgtatacggccaAAATCGGGGAGTTCGACTTTAGGGTTACTATGACACTCCACGCCCGACCTCGAGAAGCTCGAAGCATAATTTGAAGTGTGACCCCGAGGTGCATCCCTCAAGGGAGCATATCGAAGTTTCGTTGTGGTCAATCTCGGAGCAGTACAAATCGACGATCGTCATGGAAAGGCGGGAAAGCTCCCAAGGACACGTGGTTAGAGCTTACCAGGTCTGCAAGGATAGTACAACTGAGCCATTATACAACTGTACCAATAGCATTTTCTCGTCattattagacatgtactatgttgggattcccccctcctatataaaagggacccttgtcattttgtaacatGGATGAATCTTGACTACAATagaatattttcttcttttctcacgCTCAATCTTGTCTTTCagctttattattttttcattcaatatatattcttcatttattattcttcatttaCCGCTATTATCGGACCCGAGGTCCCTGATTCCATTGAGTTCGAGACCCCAGTCCTTTATCAACATTGGTTTGCATATCTTATTCTCTTTACTTACACTTAACATCTATTTCCTAACAACTAGTATttaaataaatcacatatttttagaaccagaaaatcaaatatataattgttaataccattttcaaggtaaacacacTGCCACAACAATGTGAAGATAGGTTTTGACTCATTTACTACTTTAGCTCAAGCTTAGTTTCTTTTGGAGGAGATTGTTCCATTCAAAATAATTGAGTTAATTTTATCCATGGTCATTGAACTTTTGTGTTTGTTATCCAAAagtcatttcttcttctttttttgttacGTAAAAATTATTTAACTTTGTGTTCATCACTCAAAAATCACTATTCCTTTTTTTTGttacacaaaaaatattttactttaCTTTAGTTATCACAAAGTCACATTTGCTagattttataatatttttacttGAAAAGTCTACTATGCCTTTGATATTATATAAATCTTCATATTTATATAATACcttctatattatatactatataatatatttttacctaGGTATTTTATTTATAACTAAAATAAcctaataatattttatttattatttttataatatattcgtaCATTTAATTTTTCCTTaactgattttattttaatttttacctgTGTTTTATAAAATTTTGTCAAAGTAATTATCATGTCAAAGtaaaatcttttctttattttgttacacaaaaattattttactatggTCACTTTGacaatattttataaaattttcacCTGAAAAGTCTATTATGCCCTTGACATTATAAAACTTTCTCAAAATATGCTTTTTTAAAAAGTGCTTTCGGTGGAAAGCAATTTATATTTGACTatttaatttgaatttttttttgagtAGCAACTAATTTTGGCCAAACATTTAAACGGTGCTTCAAAGCATAATTTTTTCAAAAGTATTTATCAAAAGTGCTATTGAAGATACTTTTGGCAAGAAAAAGTCATGTTTATATGTTATGATCATTGTTTCAAGAAGTATATTGCTGATAAAATCAATTCATAAAAACCTCCTTTCATTTTATTATTACCGTCTCTAGCCACTCATGGGGTTTGGGAAGTTCATTTTTGGagttaatttttttcttttttgactaGGTGAGTTTCTTTGTCAGTAATTCTTGTACTACAATGACATCTGTAAAAGTTCATTCAGACTGTCACAACAATTTGAAGATAGCTAGGTTTTGACTCATTACCACCTGGTTCAAGCTTATTTTCTTTTGTAAGAGGTTGTGCTACGCAAATGACCATTGCTTTTTCTTCTCTTGTTTacatttcattttttatttactCATTAGAAGACATTATTAGATGGGGGTAATATTAAAGGGAGTggtaggaccacaaattccaaaaataattattttttttaaacttcgtGTCTAATCAAACAAGcttacataaattgaaacggatggagtaAACAACAAGAAACTCATGGAATATGAAGAAATTTTATTTTGTACCAGATTCACGTAATTTGTATGAGACTCCTTTATGACTTTGCCAAATGGATTTAGGGTCCCACTTCATGCAAAAATTAGCCAACTCCCAGCTCCGCTATTACTCTCTCCCCTTCCTAATTTCTTCAACTCCCTTAACTCAATGTTTTCAATTACCAGAATTAAATGTTTCTAATTCGTTCTTTTAATTCTTCTTCTCTCAAGCAATTGATCATTTTTCAAAGACACACAAAACTTAAACccataaaatatttttgagaagaagaaaaagaaagaatcggAAAGGAAAGAACACCATTAACGTTGACAAATACTAGTAATTAACTTTTGGCATTGTCCATGAAACCTAACAATAAAAAGCAGACACAACCTCTATATATAATCTCTATTTTTTCCCTTTGTAGTTCTTTTTTTGGTTCGAATTCCTCTATCCTCTTTTTCTCCTCTTTCTCGCTTCTTTTTGTATGAATATGGTGAAAACTGAAAAGTCATAAAACAATACCTTTGAAAAAATTTCAAATAAGATTGGTAGAGTATCTGCTGAGCTATGTTTCGTTTTAGTTTTATGAAGAGCTAGAGTAAAAAACCAGATGTTTCTCAGCAAACATCTTCAAAAATAATGTGGAGCTCACAATCAAGTGGCATATCCATTGCatcagaggcggatctaggatttaaattttatggATTCAACATTTAAGATTTAGCATTCAACCCATAGTacttttaaagttatgggttcatattgcTATATATTACAACAATAATAactttttacacataaatttataaTTCTCGTCAAAAGTAATGGATTCAGTTGAACCCAGTGCCGATACATTGCATCTGCCTCTGTATTGCATAGGTCTGTTGGGAGAAAGAAAATGAAGTGATAAGGaacaaggaaaaaaaaaagaaagaaaaagaggaagaGGGAGGAGCATTTGCCTTGATTGAAGAAGTGCCATTGAAGGAGAAGTTGTTAGAATAAATTGGCCTACAAATTCCAGATGTCACTAAATTAATAAGGGCCTCACATAATTATTACATGACATGCGaaactcaaaataaaatttctcATCTTGTGTTACTTTTTCAGTCAAAAGACTATACATTCTCTCTTTATGTTTCCATCGATTTTATTGCCCTCCTTTTCTTAAATCATTTAATGTCATTTGACGATATTGTTTGTCACAGAATCGCAGCATTTAATTTCTCCCGCGGCTATTGACTAATTGTCATAGTACACTGTGTTGCACCGATCGATTGGTATTTGTCAAATGGTATAGAAGCGTTAGATTAAATGAAACAAGTTGAAACCTctagcaaaaagaaaaagaacaattaGATCGAAAGAAAAGAGTATTTGGAGGTCCTTTCATATAATGACTCGTTCGAACTTTGACACAAAATTTGAAGAAATATGATCCTTGCGCATAAATTAATGAAGCACAAACTAAGAAATTATTCTTTCACTCTGTTGTATGTATTTTATTACTC encodes the following:
- the LOC138871093 gene encoding uncharacterized protein, encoding MVEGMPFTLDHLIRLYSPRIYRGGLVKLRHRSTKAVFASIDEDKDRGWMSRFIHVRTSDLIPAKKMPFLEEWNMRRLGEAISMTPPSSGEEETQRPTKDRKRKKETLTESPKPKRAKARKPRANATILTPEAAESLRAEDDDDCPLVHRARRGADASKVAGQKTAELEMDDVVPPRIEETLEEGQIRDAQNRETPDVGASQREDNAFGDFFAGVEEDADLNAPVVLEKAVIMLYDQAFSKLRAELTHCEEEFEKCDSESKELKTLYARREEELNSLRASSEKMLQERAKFIEQHLQIKRKDTLTEQLREEIVAKDIEILELKRYKDSMASERDTLRGELASTQSLIQGAKEEAHKLKVFHAESTVALSAAKSEVDALIFSYRGRCCCNEYSSQFWCRIILKLSPEFSSSLSCFEGIMATVPKSAHQKEGSPTSASRRAMIPWMPNEVPDLVDWARKLDASSTYDERKWRDLSKGKWEAKHHGIGEFSEVRPSPFEEEERPSISETRKDNKRKRSSKDEDSHSKAGPARGCEEDVAADKDLIFIGCSVDINAPGEDDSTLMTRPRRPPETVEPTGLEAPSLKGEIPHRGGAKAFDKLKSELLRCEDKLRKALNGEKSLRLLCDKKTRELIHLRSELNRSHDYEGNLEKQVTSILREYKFLLPSLETKVSVSQLQRKTEILECLRGEANQVNSECNELKAQINTHVAAKRNALAKASTLEIQLLNAREGNLV